One genomic region from Labeo rohita strain BAU-BD-2019 chromosome 7, IGBB_LRoh.1.0, whole genome shotgun sequence encodes:
- the dok1b gene encoding docking protein 1b, with protein sequence MDTHVKEGQLYVQHQKFGKKWKKNWFVLYPASQNGIARLEFYDCSGSANDKPSTKKMDKKIIRLSECISILPAVTETCPKENMAAFCVETNDKTYVFAAEKYITNEWVEKMCEIAFQGGSGSHSSSDSNGQQELQMAENLIYFSREEVNEFWVSVQRTEASERCGLSGNYWLRANVDNLILKDPKTKKDLLIWPYKLLRRYGRDRVMFSFEAGRRCESGPGNFTFETKQGNEIFHIVEEAIREQKAQAEERHQSCPSLDSDCPALQQIRAAISEANNREPDGDSGGSKPGSADGVFGRKENDGKNLKGRSLPEPPPPVSGTPPRSPMPRGSKNLLEDQGSLYSEPADSVRAPPSPGDCLYSDPVDSIKVMSAPNPRLRPTGDEGGGRHPGIKPDPFYSDIYDQISLDLTQRTMALGLDGRNRHPADGGPTEHIYDEPEGRAVSAQPIITLYDEARLEMHTWRTKGMEEPQGNEVAQQPLPMPRPKGPKPVTAPKPGKVALAKKDPPPLPQIKGSANLNNNNSSNSHNSTEGGRRGAGAGNNVELYSKVSRHQPPPNAWHPAMQSPDIIYDNLGDI encoded by the exons atggacaCTCATGTTAAGGAGGGACAACTGTACGTCCAGCATCAGAAGTTTGGAAAG AAATGGAAGAAGAACTGGTTCGTACTCTACCCAGCCAGTCAAAACGGCATTGCACGGCTTGAGTTTTATGATTGCTCGGGCAGTGCCAACGATAAACCTAGCACTAAGAAAATGGACAAGAAGATCATTCGTCTGTCCGAATGCATCAGCATACTCCCTGCTGTCACTGAAACCTGCCCCAAAGAAAACATGGCCGCCTTCTGTGTGGAGACCAATGACAAGACGTACGTCTTTGCAGCTGAGAAATATATTACCAATGAGTGGGTGGAGAAGATGTGTGAGATTGCTTTTCAG GGAGGAAGTGGTTCTCATAGTAGTTCTGACTCAAATGGACAGCAAGAGCTTCAAATGGCAGAAAATCTCATTTATTTCTCCAGAGAGGAAG TTAACGAGTTTTGGGTGAGTGTCCAGAGGACAGAAGCATCAGAGCGCTGTGGTCTCTCTGGTAATTACTGGCTAAGGGCTAATGTGGACAACCTTATCCTGAAGGATCCCAAGACCAAAAAGGATTTACTCATATGGCCCTATAAGCTTCTCCGTCGCTATGGAAGAGACAGG GTGATGTTCTCTTTTGAAGCTGGGCGACGGTGTGAATCTGGGCCAGGGAACTTCACCTTCGAGACAAAGCAGGGAAATGAGATATTCCACATTGTTGAGGAAGCCATTCGGGAGCAGAAAGCCCAAGCTGAAGAACGTCACCAAAGCTGTCCATCATTAGACTCTGACTGCCCAGCTCTCCAGCAGATCCGTGCTGCCATCTCAGAAGCAAACAATCGTGAACCAGATGGAGATTCCGGTGGTAGCAAGCCTGGCTCCGCGGATGGTGTCTTTGGTAGAAAGGAGAACGATGGGAAAAATTTAAAGGGCCGAAGCCTTCCAGAGCCGCCGCCTCCCGTCAGTGGGACCCCGCCACGATCTCCCATGCCACGTGGGTCCAAAAATCTGCTAGAGGACCAAGGGAGTCTATACTCGGAGCCTGCCGACTCAGTCCGTGCGCCACCCAGTCCAGGAGACTGTTTGTACTCTGACCCAGTGGACAGCATCAAAGTCATGTCCGCTCCTAACCCACGCCTCAGGCCGACTGGCGACGAGGGGGGTGGCCGCCACCCAGGCATCAAGCCTGATCCATTCTATTCAGACATCTATGATCAGATCAGTCTAGACTTGACGCAGCGAACAATGGCCCTGGGACTCGATGGGCGAAACAGGCACCCTGCAGATGGAGGTCCTACAGAGCACATCTACGACGAGCCAGAGGGACGTGCCGTATCTGCACAGCCTATTATCACGCTTTATGACGAAGCACGATTGGAAATGCACACCTGGAGAACCAAGGGAATGGAGGAGCCTCAAGGTAACGAGGTGGCTCAACAACCACTGCCAATGCCCAGACCAAAAGGCCCCAAACCTGTCACAGCGCCCAAACCAGGCAAAGTAGCTCTGGCCAAGAAAGACCCTCCTCCATTGCCTCAAATCAAAGGCAGTGCTAACCTGAACAACAATAACAGTAGCAACAGCCATAACAGCACTGAAGGTGGTAGAAGGGGTGCTGGTGCAGGAAACAATGTGGAGCTTTACAGTAAAGTATCTAGACATCAGCCGCCTCCAAATGCATGGCATCCTGCCATGCAGTCTCCAGACATCATCTATGACAACTTAGGTGACATTTGA